The proteins below come from a single Burkholderia contaminans genomic window:
- a CDS encoding 3-keto-5-aminohexanoate cleavage protein, producing the protein MNHEVIITCAVTGAGDTVGKHPAIPVTPKEIAAAAIEAAKAGATVAHCHVRDPQTGRGSRDPNLYREVVDRIRSADVDVIINLTAGMGGDLEIGPGEDPMRFGKGTDLVGGLTRLAHVEDLLPEICTLDCGTLNFGDGDYIYVSTPAQLRAGAKRIQELGVKPELEIFDTGHLWFAKQLLKEGLLDDPPLFQLCLGIPWGAPADTGTMKAMVDNLPPGAHWAGFGIGRMQMPMVAQAMLLGGHVRVGLEDNIWLDRGVHATNGTLVERAREIIERLGARVLTPAEGRRKLGLPARGERPLERRAIAEFA; encoded by the coding sequence ATGAACCACGAAGTCATCATCACCTGCGCCGTCACCGGCGCGGGCGATACGGTCGGCAAGCATCCGGCGATTCCGGTCACGCCGAAGGAGATCGCGGCGGCCGCGATCGAGGCCGCGAAGGCCGGCGCGACGGTGGCGCACTGCCACGTGCGCGATCCGCAGACGGGGCGCGGCAGCCGCGACCCGAACCTGTACCGCGAAGTGGTCGACCGCATCCGCTCGGCCGACGTCGACGTGATCATCAACCTGACGGCCGGCATGGGCGGCGATCTCGAGATCGGCCCGGGCGAGGACCCGATGCGTTTCGGCAAGGGCACCGATCTCGTTGGCGGCCTCACGCGCCTCGCGCACGTCGAGGATCTGCTGCCCGAGATCTGCACGCTCGACTGCGGCACGCTGAATTTCGGTGACGGCGACTACATCTACGTATCGACGCCCGCGCAGTTGCGCGCCGGCGCGAAGCGCATCCAGGAGCTCGGCGTGAAGCCGGAGCTGGAGATTTTCGACACGGGCCATCTGTGGTTCGCGAAGCAGTTGCTGAAGGAAGGGTTGCTCGACGATCCGCCGCTGTTCCAGCTGTGCCTCGGCATTCCGTGGGGCGCACCGGCCGACACGGGCACGATGAAGGCGATGGTCGACAACCTGCCGCCGGGCGCGCACTGGGCCGGCTTCGGGATCGGCCGCATGCAGATGCCGATGGTCGCGCAGGCGATGCTGCTCGGCGGCCACGTGCGCGTCGGCCTCGAAGACAACATCTGGCTCGATCGCGGCGTGCACGCGACCAACGGCACGCTCGTCGAGCGCGCGAGAGAGATCATCGAGCGCCTCGGTGCCCGCGTGCTGACGCCGGCCGAAGGCCGCCGCAAGCTCGGCTTGCCCGCACGCGGCGAGCGTCCGCTCGAACGCCGTGCGATCGCCGAGTTCGCGTGA
- a CDS encoding choline ABC transporter substrate-binding protein, with translation MKSTKIAALVAAVLATGAFTHAAQAETEAAACRTVRFADIGWTDITSTTALASTVFEALGYKPTTTIASVPISFAGLKSKQLDISLGYWWPVQQKQLQPFLDSKSINVVEPPNLSGAKATLAVPSYEYQAGLKTFEDIAKHRAELDGKIYGIEPGSSANATIQKMIDTNQYGLGGFKLVESSEAGMLVTVERAIREKKWVVFLGWEPHPMNIQLSMNYLSGGDASFGPNYGEARVYTLTAPDFISRCPNAGKLVTNLRFSTQLENQLMQSVMNKTKPADAAKAYLKKNPQVLDPWLAGVKTFDGKDGLPAVKAYLGL, from the coding sequence ATGAAGTCGACGAAGATCGCCGCGCTTGTCGCGGCCGTGCTGGCGACCGGCGCGTTCACACACGCGGCGCAGGCCGAAACGGAGGCCGCGGCCTGCCGCACCGTGCGTTTCGCGGATATCGGCTGGACCGACATCACGTCGACCACGGCGCTCGCGTCGACTGTGTTCGAGGCGCTCGGCTACAAGCCGACCACGACGATCGCGTCGGTGCCGATCTCGTTCGCCGGCCTGAAGAGCAAGCAGCTCGACATATCGCTCGGCTACTGGTGGCCCGTGCAGCAGAAGCAGCTCCAGCCGTTCCTCGACAGCAAGTCGATCAACGTCGTCGAGCCGCCGAACCTGTCGGGCGCGAAGGCGACGCTCGCGGTGCCGAGCTATGAATACCAGGCCGGCCTGAAGACCTTCGAGGACATCGCGAAGCACCGCGCGGAACTCGACGGCAAGATCTACGGGATCGAGCCGGGCAGCAGCGCGAACGCGACGATCCAGAAGATGATCGACACGAACCAGTACGGGCTCGGCGGCTTCAAGCTCGTCGAGTCGAGCGAGGCCGGGATGCTGGTGACGGTCGAGCGCGCGATCCGCGAGAAGAAGTGGGTCGTCTTCCTCGGCTGGGAACCGCACCCGATGAACATCCAGCTGAGCATGAACTATCTCTCCGGCGGCGACGCGTCGTTCGGGCCGAACTACGGCGAAGCGCGCGTGTACACGCTCACGGCGCCGGACTTCATTTCACGCTGCCCGAACGCCGGCAAGCTCGTCACGAACCTGCGCTTCTCGACGCAGCTCGAGAACCAGCTGATGCAGTCGGTGATGAACAAGACGAAGCCGGCCGATGCCGCGAAGGCGTACCTGAAGAAGAACCCGCAGGTGCTCGATCCGTGGCTCGCGGGCGTCAAGACGTTCGACGGCAAGGATGGCCTGCCGGCCGTGAAGGCGTATCTCGGCCTGTGA
- the sucD gene encoding succinate--CoA ligase subunit alpha, with protein MSILINKDTKVITQGITGKTGQFHTRACREYANGREAFVAGVNPKKAGEDFEGIPIYASVKEAKAETGATVSVIYVPPAGAAAAIWEAVEADLDLAICITEGIPVRDMIEVKDRMRREGRKTLLLGPNCPGTITPDELKIGIMPGHIHRKGRIGVVSRSGTLTYEAVAQLTALGLGQSSAVGIGGDPINGLKHIDVMKMFNDDPDTDAVVMIGEIGGPDEANAAEWIKDNMKKPVVGFIAGVTAPPGKRMGHAGALISGGADTAEAKLEIMEACGITVTRNPSEMGRLLKASL; from the coding sequence ATGTCGATTCTGATCAACAAGGACACGAAGGTCATCACGCAGGGCATTACCGGCAAAACCGGTCAGTTCCATACGCGCGCCTGCCGTGAATACGCAAACGGCCGCGAAGCATTCGTCGCGGGCGTGAACCCCAAGAAGGCCGGCGAAGATTTCGAAGGCATTCCGATCTACGCAAGCGTCAAGGAAGCGAAGGCGGAAACCGGCGCGACCGTGTCGGTCATCTACGTTCCGCCGGCAGGCGCAGCGGCTGCGATCTGGGAAGCGGTCGAAGCCGACCTGGATCTCGCGATCTGCATCACGGAAGGCATTCCCGTGCGCGACATGATCGAAGTGAAGGACCGCATGCGTCGCGAAGGCCGCAAGACGCTGCTGCTCGGGCCGAACTGCCCGGGCACGATCACGCCGGACGAACTGAAGATCGGCATCATGCCGGGTCACATCCACCGCAAGGGCCGCATCGGCGTCGTGTCGCGTTCGGGCACGCTGACGTATGAAGCGGTTGCCCAGCTGACGGCACTCGGCCTCGGCCAGTCGTCGGCAGTCGGTATCGGCGGCGACCCGATCAACGGTCTGAAGCACATCGACGTGATGAAGATGTTCAACGACGATCCGGACACGGACGCAGTCGTGATGATCGGCGAAATCGGTGGTCCGGACGAAGCCAATGCGGCAGAGTGGATCAAGGACAACATGAAGAAGCCGGTGGTCGGCTTCATCGCTGGCGTCACGGCGCCTCCGGGCAAGCGCATGGGCCACGCCGGCGCGCTTATCTCGGGCGGTGCGGATACGGCCGAAGCGAAGCTGGAAATCATGGAAGCGTGCGGCATCACCGTCACGCGCAACCCGTCGGAAATGGGCCGTCTGCTTAAGGCCTCTCTGTGA
- the sucC gene encoding ADP-forming succinate--CoA ligase subunit beta, producing the protein MKIHEYQGKEILRKFGVAVPRGKPAFSVDEAVKVAEELGGPVWVVKAQIHAGGRGKGGGVKVAKSIEQVREYANQILGMQLVTHQTGPEGQKVNRLMIEEGADIKQELYVSLVVDRISQKIVLMGSSEGGMDIEEVAEKHPELIHKVIVEPSTGLLDAQADDLAAKIGVPAASIPQARAILQGLYKAFWETDASLAEINPLNVSGDGKVIALDAKFNFDSNALFRHPEIVAYRDLDEEDPAEIEASKFDLAYISLDGNIGCLVNGAGLAMATMDTIKLFGGEPANFLDVGGGATTEKVTEAFKLMLKNPDLKAILVNIFGGIMRCDVIAEGVIAGSKAVNLNVPLVVRMKGTNEDLGKKMLADSGLPIISADSMEEAAQKVVAAAAGK; encoded by the coding sequence ATGAAGATTCACGAGTACCAGGGTAAGGAAATCCTGCGGAAATTCGGAGTCGCGGTACCGCGCGGCAAGCCGGCGTTCTCGGTTGACGAGGCCGTCAAGGTGGCAGAAGAGCTCGGCGGCCCGGTTTGGGTCGTGAAGGCTCAGATTCACGCGGGTGGCCGTGGCAAGGGCGGCGGCGTGAAGGTGGCGAAGTCGATCGAGCAGGTCCGCGAATACGCGAACCAGATCCTCGGCATGCAGCTCGTCACGCACCAGACCGGTCCGGAAGGCCAGAAGGTCAACCGTCTGATGATCGAAGAAGGCGCCGACATCAAGCAGGAACTGTATGTCAGCCTCGTCGTTGATCGCATCTCGCAGAAGATCGTGCTGATGGGTTCGAGCGAAGGCGGCATGGACATCGAAGAAGTCGCCGAAAAGCACCCGGAACTGATCCACAAGGTCATCGTCGAGCCGTCGACGGGCCTGCTCGACGCGCAGGCAGACGACCTCGCCGCGAAGATCGGCGTGCCGGCTGCTTCGATTCCGCAAGCGCGCGCGATCCTGCAAGGCCTGTACAAGGCATTCTGGGAAACCGACGCATCGCTGGCTGAAATCAACCCGCTGAACGTTTCCGGCGACGGCAAGGTCATCGCACTCGACGCGAAGTTCAACTTCGACTCGAACGCGCTGTTCCGCCACCCGGAAATCGTCGCGTACCGCGATCTGGACGAAGAAGATCCGGCTGAAATCGAAGCGTCGAAGTTCGACCTCGCGTACATCTCGCTCGACGGCAACATTGGCTGTCTCGTGAACGGCGCAGGCCTGGCGATGGCGACGATGGACACCATCAAGCTGTTCGGCGGCGAGCCGGCGAACTTCCTGGACGTCGGCGGTGGCGCGACGACCGAGAAGGTCACGGAAGCGTTCAAGCTGATGCTGAAGAACCCGGATCTGAAGGCGATCCTCGTGAACATCTTCGGCGGCATCATGCGCTGCGACGTGATCGCGGAAGGCGTGATCGCCGGTTCGAAGGCCGTGAACCTGAACGTGCCGCTCGTCGTGCGCATGAAGGGCACGAACGAGGACCTCGGCAAGAAGATGCTGGCCGATTCGGGCCTGCCGATCATCTCGGCGGACAGCATGGAAGAAGCTGCGCAGAAGGTCGTCGCGGCAGCCGCAGGCAAGTAA